A single Lactuca sativa cultivar Salinas chromosome 8, Lsat_Salinas_v11, whole genome shotgun sequence DNA region contains:
- the LOC111876441 gene encoding uncharacterized protein LOC111876441, with product MSASIRRRIQIEVNSSDTIDDDKEKTDLGSDEPTPSDGNVTEDHDPFSGGKVRRKASIARSFRGDYIDVRSKPYLMKILEKQGDRGVIFADEVLKFTGSGKMKRRILVITNFAIYVVDQETYTLKRRIALAAVEKLCLSELSDNFFSIIVPTEYDLLLASTRKTEIVSLLVESMKNTSNYELEVHLSNSFEYHATSEIVKEIQFEEVEGGIRTRIVKK from the exons ATGTCTGCTTCGATAAGGCGCAGAATCCAAATCGAGGTTAACTCCTCCGATACAATAGACGATGATAAGGAGAAAACAGATCTCGGCAGCGATGAGCCCACACCGTCCGACGGAAACGTCACAGAAGATCACGATCCTTTCTCCGGAGGTAAAGTCCGTAGGAAAGCATCTATTGCCAGAAGTTTCAGAGGCGATTATATTGATGTTCGCTCCAAGCCCTATCTCATGAAAATTCTCGAAAAACAAG GTGACAGGGGAGTCATCTTTGCTGATGAAGTTCTCAAGTTTACAGGTTCAGGAAAGATGAAACGCAGAATTCTTGTAATTACCAATTTTGCCATCTACGTTGTTGATCAAGAGACATATACACTTAAAAGACGGATTGCCCTTGCTGCAGTCGAGAAGCTTTGTTTGAGTGAATTAAGTGATAATTTTTTTTCCATTATCGTCCCTACCGAGTATGATCTTCTCTTGGCTAGTACTCGCAAGACTGAGATTGTAAGCCTGTTGGTGGAATCTATGAAGAACACATCAAATTACGAATTGGAAGTTCACCTATCTAACAG TTTTGAGTACCATGCTACTTCTGAGATAGTTAAAGAAATTCAGTTTGAGGAGGTTGAAG GTGGTATCCGAACAAGAATTGTGAAAAAGTAA
- the LOC111876462 gene encoding probable inactive receptor kinase At4g23740, producing the protein MNKFSFIAVFLFGAIFSLVTTEPTEDKKILLDFIQKIPHSSAINWRMNSLACSNWTGVTCDHQRSSIIALRLPALSFHGPIPPNTLSRLSNLQILSLRSNGLSGPFPSDFSNLKNLTSLHLQCNNFSGPLPLNLSVWDNLSVLNLSHNGFTGSISPSISSLTHLTVLSLANNSLSGEIPDFRISSLQIIDLSNNLFTGTVPRSLGRFPSSAFLGNNLAPNSGSLSLPALSPQKKPSKLSESAVLGIVIGCSVLVLGLLALLLVVWHLKTEAKNQDLQRTDKNQKGMENLRSRSLGNGNGNGNLVFFEGSNLAFNLEDLFRASAEVLGKGTFGTTYKAALEDSNAVVVKRLKDVYVTKREFEQQMEVVGSIRHENVVPLRAYYYSKDEKLMVYDYFNEGSVSSMLHAKIGNNTKPLDWESRLKIAVGVAKGITHIHTQSGGKLVHGNIKSSNTFLNRHRNGCISEMGLAAVTTPAAVRGGGYQAPETMAAKKIYQASDVYSFGVLLLELLTGKSPANATCGNEVVHLVRWVHSVVQEEWTAEVFDVELLKYPNIEEEMVEMLQIAMQCVGKSPEQRPKMAEVVKLVENIRITGVSSLA; encoded by the exons ATGAACAAGTTCAGTTTCATTGCAGTATTCTTGTTTGGGGCTATTTTCTCTCTAGTTACAACTGAACCTACAGAAGATAAGAAGATCTTACTCGATTTCATCCAAAAAATTCCGCATTCTTCTGCGATTAACTGGCGAATGAATTCGTTGGCTTGTAGTAACTGGACTGGGGTGACATGTGATCATCAACGTTCATCGATAATAGCTCTTCGTTTGCCTGCGCTTAGTTTTCATGGCCCTATACCTCCAAACACTCTCAGCAGACTATCAAATCTTCAGATCTTGAGTTTAAGATCCAATGGATTATCAGGTCCTTTTCCATCTgatttctccaatctgaaaaacTTAACATCTCTACATCTTCAATGCAATAACTTCTCTGGTCCATTACCTTTGAATTTATCCGTCTGGGACAATCTCTCTGTTCTTAATCTCTCCCACAATGGTTTTACCGGAAGCATTTCTCCTTCCATTTCAAGTCTGACTCACCTCACAGTTTTGAGTCTCGCTAACAACTCACTTTCCGGTGAAATCCCCGATTTCCGTATCTCGAGTTTACAGATTATAGATTTGTCCAACAATCTTTTCACTGGAACCGTGCCTCGATCTCTCGGAAGATTTCCTAGCTCGGCTTTTCTCGGAAACAACCTCGCACCAAACTCTGGTTCATTATCGCTTCCTGCTCTTTCTCCTCAAAAGAAACCCTCCAAACTGAGTGAATCTGCAGTCCTTGGGATCGTGATCGGTTGTTCCGTATTAGTGCTAGGACTACTTGCTTTGCTATTGGTTGTTTGGCATTTGAAGACGGAAGCTAAAAATCAGGATCTGCAGAGAACAGATAAGAATCAAAAGGGCATGGAGAATTTGCGATCGAGAAGCCTTGGAAATGGAAACGGAAACGGGAACCTGGTTTTCTTTGAGGGAAGTAACCTGGCGTTCAACTTGGAGGATCTTTTTAGGGCTTCTGCAGAGGTTCTGGGGAAGGGTACTTTCGGTACAACTTATAAAGCAGCATTGGAGGATTCAAATGCAGTTGTGGTGAAGAGATTAAAAGACGTGTATGTAACAAAACGGGAATTTGAGCAACAAATGGAGGTTGTTGGAAGCATACGACATGAGAATGTGGTTCCTTTAAGAGCTTATTACTACTCCAAAGATGAAAAGTTAATGGTGTATGACTACTTCAATGAAGGAAGCGTTTCTTCGATGTTACATG CAAAAATAGGAAATAATACGAAACCTTTAGATTGGGAAAGCCGATTAAAAATAGCAGTGGGAGTAGCAAAAGGAATAACTCACATCCACACACAATCCGGAGGAAAGCTTGTTCATGGAAACATAAAATCCTCCAACACCTTCCTCAACCGCCACCGCAACGGTTGTATCTCTGAAATGGGACTGGCGGCAGTGACGACTCCGGCGGCGGTGAGGGGCGGTGGCTACCAAGCACCGGAAACAATGGCCGCCAAGAAAATCTACCAAGCATCAGACGTCTACTCTTTTGGGGTTTTACTACTTGAGCTTCTCACCGGAAAGTCACCGGCTAATGCAACGTGTGGGAATGAGGTGGTGCACTTGGTGAGATGGGTGCACTCAGTGGTTCAGGAGGAATGGACAGCTGAGGTTTTTGATGTGGAGCTTTTGAAGTACCCCAATATAGAAGAGGAGATGGTTGAGATGTTGCAGATAGCCATGCAATGTGTTGGGAAGTCGCCGGAGCAGAGGCCAAAAATGGCGGAGGTCGTGAAATTGGTGGAGAACATTCGAATCACTGGTGTATCTAGTCTAGCGTAA
- the LOC111876450 gene encoding uncharacterized protein LOC111876450: MVREKDVCWEYAEKLDGNKVKCKFCLRILNGGISRLKHHLSRLPSKGVNPCSKVRDDVSDRVRNIIASKEDIKEVPSTKKQKREEPKSSPITISQNRSLVTLETLSSPITKIFPNITQNAPSNNQEVAERNIALFFFENKLDFSVARSSSYQLMIDSITKCGNGFKGPSPETLKNNWLEIIKTEVSSQSKEIEKEWTTTGCTIIVETWTDHKSRTLINFLISSPSSTFFHKSVDASSYFKNTKFLTDLFDSVIQEFGPENIVQIILDNTLNCTSVVNHILQTYGTIFVSPCASQCLNAILKEFSKIDWVNRCILQAQVISKFIYNDSSVLDMMKKYTVNEEIIKTGITKYVSHFLSLQSILKQRSRLKHMFNSPEFTNNPVYGNKPQSITCIEILEDNEFWRGVEECVAVSDPFLKVMREVSGGKPAVGSIYELMTKAKESIRTYYIMDDIKCKTFFDIVDQKWQSHLHSPLHSAAAFLNPGIQYNPEIKFLGSIKEDFFRVLEKLLPTPELRRDITNQILLFTRATGMFGCNLAKEAIDAVSPGIWWEQYGDSAPTLQRVAMRILSQVCSSCTFERHWSMFQQIHSEKRNKIDKETLNDIAYIHYNLKLSRAKRSSLENDPIQVEDIDMTSAWVAESENPTPTQWLDRFGSALDGNDLNTRQFSNSIFGPNDHMFNL; encoded by the exons A TGGTACGAGAGAAAGATGTTTGTTGGGAATATGCTGAGAAACTAGACGGAAACAAGGTGAAATGCAAATTCTGTCTTAGAATTTTAAACGGTGGCATAAGTAGACTAAAGCATCATCTTTCTAGACTTCCAAGTAAAGGTGTAAATCCATGTAGCAAAGTTAGAGATGATGTGAGCGATAGAGTTAGGAACATAATAGCATCAAAAGAAGACATTAAAGAAGTTCCttcaacaaaaaaacaaaaaagagaaGAACCCAAATCTTCTCCTATAACCATCTCTCAAAATAGAAGTCTTGTTACCCTAGAAACATTATCATCTCCAATCACCAAAATCTTTCCCAACATTACCCAAAATGCCCCTAGTAATAACCAAGAAGTTGCAGAAAGAAACATAGCCCTTTTCTTTTTCGAAAACAAACTAGACTTCAGTGTAGCCCGTTCTTCATCTTACCAATTAATGATTGATTCAATCACGAAATGTGGTAATGGGTTTAAAGGTCCTTCACCCGAAACCCTAAAAAACAATTGGTTAGAGATTATAAAAACCGAAGTCTCTTCACAATctaaagaaattgaaaaagaaTGGACAACAACAGGTTGCACCATAATTGTGGAAACATGGACAGATCACAAATCAAGAACTTTAATCAACTTCCTAATTTCATCTCCATCAAGCACATTCTTCCATAAATCCGTAGACGCGAGTTCTTACTTCAAGAACACAAAGTTCTTAACCGATTTGTTCGATTCTGTAATCCAAGAATTCGGTCCCGAAAACATCGTTCAGATAATCTTGGACAACACTTTGAATTGCACAAGTGTAGTGAATCATATTCTCCAAACTTATGGGACGATATTCGTGTCCCCATGTGCTTCACAATGTCTAAATGCAATCTTGAAAGAGTTTTCAAAGATAGATTGGGTGAATCGTTGTATCTTACAAGCACAAGTTATTTCAAAATTCATATACAATGATTCATCGGTTCTTGATATGATGAAAAAGTACACTGTAAATGAAGAAATCATCAAAACGGGAATCACAAAATACGTGTCTCACTTCCTTTCATTGCAATCCATCTTAAAACAACGTTCAAGATTGAAACACATGTTTAATTCCCCTGAGTTCACCAACAACCCTGTGTATGGAAATAAACCACAAAGTATCACATGCATTGAGATTCTTGAAGACAATGAGTTTTGGCGGGGGGTGGAGGAGTGTGTGGCAGTTTCCGACCCGTTTCTAAAGGTGATGAGGGAGGTTTCCGGTGGGAAACCGGCGGTGGGGTCCATTTATGAGCTGATGACAAAAGCTAAGGAGTCGATTAGGACTTATTACATTATGGATGATATAAAGTGTAAAACTTTTTTTGATATTGTGGATCAAAAATGGCAGAGCCACCTTCATTCACCTTTACATTCGGCTGCTGCTTTCTTGAATCCAGGTATTCAATATAATCCAGAAATCAAGTTTCTTGGATCGATAAAAGAagatttttttagggttttggagaaATTGCTTCCAACTCCTGAATTGAGACGAGATATTACAAATCAAATTCTGTTGTTCACAAGGGCCACAGGGATGTTTGGATGCAATCTTGCTAAGGAGGCCATTGATGCTGTTTCACCTG GAATTTGGTGGGAGCAATACGGCGACTCGGCTCCGACACTACAACGAGTTGCAATGAGAATACTGAGTCAAGTGTGCAGCAGTTGTACATTCGAGAGACATTGGAGTATGTTTCAACAAATACATTCGGAGAAAAGAAATAAGATAGATAAAGAAACTTTGAATGATATTGCATACATACATTACAATCTAAAGCTATCAAGGGCAAAAAGGTCAAGTTTAGAGAATGATCCGATACAGGTGGAGGATATTGATATGACTTCAGCATGGGTTGCAGAGAGTGAGAACCCGACCCCGACTCAGTGGCTTGATCGATTTGGTTCGGCTCTTGATGGTAATGATTTGAATACCAGACAGTTTAGTAATTCTATATTTGGTCCAAATGATCATATGTTTAATTTGTAG
- the LOC111876484 gene encoding plastidial pyruvate kinase 2: MAQVVASKLTHTSFACPSSSGSLSNQIEKIKPSGFASKLLIGNNDRISQNHHRVLSVTARRQEVEVIPVTPEDVTKIERNHQSPEVLQQGDSSVGIWSRPLVKRKTKIVCTIGPSTDTKEMIWKLAEAGMNVARLNMSHGDHASHQKVIDLVKEYNAQSKDNVIAIMLDTKGPEVRSGDLPQPVNLVNGEEFTFTIKRGVGTADCVSVNYDDFVNDVEAGDMLLVDGGMMSLLVKSKTEDSVKCEVVDGGELKSRRHLNVRGKSATLPSITEKDWDDIKFGVDNQVDFYAVSFVKDADVIIELKNYLKSCNADIQVIPKIESADSIPNLQSIITASDGAMVARGDLGAELPIEEVPLLQEEIIRTCRSMGKAVIVATNMLESMIVHPTPTRAEVSDIAIAVREGADAVMLSGETAHGKFPLKAVKVMHTVSLRTEASIAGGVTPSNLGQAFKNHMSEMFAFHATSMSNTLGTSIVVFTRTGFMAVLLSHYRPTGTIFAFTNEKRVQQKLALYQGVCPIYMEFSNDAEETFANALGTLKNQGMIKEGEQVALVQSGRQPIWRFQSTHNIQVRKV; encoded by the exons ATGGCTCAAGTGGTTGCTTCCAAGTTGACTCATACTTCATTTGCGTGCCCTAGCTCTTCCGGTTCTCTTAGCAATCAGATTGAAAAGATCAAGCCTAGTGGTTTCGCTTCCAAACTTCTGATTGGTAACAATGATCGGATTAGTCAGAACCACCACCGTGTTCTTAGCGTCACCGCAAGGAGACAGGAGGTCGAAGTTATTCCGGTTACACCTGAAGACGTAACCAAG ATAGAAAGGAATCATCAATCACCGGAAGTTTTACAGCAAGGTGATTCATCGGTAGGTATATGGTCCAGACCATTGGTGAAACGCAAGACAAAAATTGTTTGCACAATAGGTCCATCCACAGACACCAAGGAAATGATATGGAAGCTGGCTGAGGCTGGGATGAATGTAGCAAGACTGAACATGTCCCATGGAGACCATGCATCTCATCAGAAAGTTATCGACTTGGTTAAAGAATACAATGCTCAATCCAAGGATAATGTTATTGCCATTATGCTCGACACAAAG GGGCCTGAAGTCAGGAGTGGGGACTTGCCACAGCCTGTTAACTTAGTAAATGGTGAAGAATTCACTTTCACCATAAAAAGGGGTGTTGGGACAGCAGACTGTGTTAGTGTTAACTACGATGATTTTGTGAATGATGTTGAAGCTGGTGACATGCTTTTGGTTGATG GTGGTATGATGTCTTTGTTGGTTAAGTCCAAAACTGAAGATTCAGTCAAATGTGAAGTTGTGGATGGTGGTGAACTCAAATCCAGACGCCACTTAAATGTTCGAGGAAAAAGTGCAACTCTTCCATCCATTACTG AAAAGGACTGGGATGATATCAAATTTGGAGTGGACAATCAAGTTGATTTCTATGCAGTCTCCTTTGTTAAAGATGCAGACGTCATCATTGAGTTGAAGAATTACCTCAAAA GCTGTAATGCAGATATCCAAGTAATTCCAAAAATAGAAAGTGCAGACTCTATACCAAACTTACAATCAATCATCACAGCATCAGATGGG GCAATGGTTGCAAGAGGAGATCTTGGAGCAGAGTTGCCTATTGAAGAGGTTCCATTGTTGCAG GAAGAGATAATCAGGACATGTCGTAGCATGGGAAAAGCTGTGATTGTTGCAACAAATATGCTTGAAAGCATGATAGTTCATCCCACACCAACAAGAGCTGAGGTCTCCGACATTGCTATTGCTGTTAGAGAGGGTGCTGATGCAGTTATGCTATCCGGAGAAACAGCTCATGGAAA GTTTCCCTTAAAAGCCGTTAAAGTAATGCACACGGTGTCGTTGAGAACCGAAGCCAGCATAGCCGGTGGTGTCACACCCTCTAATCTTGGTCAAGCctttaag AATCATATGAGTGAAATGTTTGCATTCCATGCGACATCAATGTCCAACACTCTTGGAACATCAATTGTGGTGTTCACTAGAACTGGTTTCATGGCTGTTTTATTGAGCCATTATCGCCCCACTGGCACTATTTTTGCCTTCACAAATGA GAAAAGAGTACAACAGAAGTTGGCTTTGTATCAAGGAGTATGCCCGATTTACATGGAGTTCTCTAATGATGCTGAGGAGACATTCGCAAATGCTCTTGGTACATTGAAG AATCAAGGGATGATAAAGGAAGGTGAACAGGTGGCACTTGTTCAGAGTGGGAGGCAGCCCATCTGGCGGTTCCAATCCACCCATAATATTCAGGTCAGGAAGGTCTAA